The Candidatus Polarisedimenticolaceae bacterium region GAACCCCGAGCCGCGCATCCACGAATACGGCGAAGAGGGGAACGTCCACAAGCGCGTCCACTTCAAGTTCGGCGACCTCGACGGCGGGTTCGCCGAGGCCGACCGCGTCTTCGAGGACGTCTTTTTCTTCCAGGGGAACACCCACCTGCCGCTGGAGCAGCACGCCTCCATCGCCGCGGTCGATCCCGACGGCAAGCTCACGATCTGGTCCTCGACGCAGGTCCCCCACTACCTGCACCGCGCCCTCGCGCGCGCGCTGGAGCTTCCCGCCGCCCACATCCGCGTGATCGCCTGCCCCAACGGCGGCGGCTTCGGCGGCAAGACCGACCCGTTCAACCACGAGATCGTGGTCGCGAAGGCGGCGAGGATCCTCGGCCGGCCGGTGAAGGTCGCGTTGACCCGCGAGGAGGTCTTCTACTGCCACCGCGGCCGCCACCCCGTGCTCATGAAGTTCAGGACCGGGGTCAGGAACGACGGCTCGATCACCGCGATGTCGCTGAAGACCCTGATCGACGGCGGCGCGTACGGCTCGTACGGCGTCGCCTCGACCTTCTATACCGGCGCCCTGCAGACCGTCACCTACCGGATCCCGAAGTACCGCTTCGAGGCCTGCCGGATGTTCACGAACAAGCCGCCGTGCGGCCCCAAGCGCGGGCACGGGACCCCGCAGCCCCGCTTCGGCCAGGAGGTCCAGCTCGACAAGATCGCCGAGGCGCTTGCCCTCGACCCCGCGGAGCTGCGCCTGCGCATCGTCGAGAAGGACGGGACGACCACCGCGAACTGGATGTACGTGAACACGATCGGCCTCGCGGAGTGCATCCGCTCGGTCGTGCGCCGGTCGGACTGGACGAGCCGCTTCCGCAAGCTCCCGCACGGGAAGGGGCTCGGCCTGGCGTGCTCGTCGTATCTCTCGGGCGCGGGCCTTCCGATCTACTGGAACAAGCTCCCGCACTCCGGGGTGCAGCTCAAGCTCGATCGTTCGGGGGGCGTGACCGTCTTCTGCGGCGCGACGGAGGTCGGCCAGGGCTCCGACGACGTGCTCGTGAACTGCGTCGCGGAGGTCCTCGGGATCCACCCCTTCGACATCCGCCAGATCACCGGCGACACCGACCTCACCCCGGTCGACCTCGGGTCGTACTCCTCGCGCGTCACCCTGATGATGGGGAACGCCGCGATCCAGGCCGCCGAGCGCGCGAGAGACCTGCTCGCCGAAGCGGCCGCCGAGAAGCTCGGCGTCCCGAAGAGCAAGCTCGTCTTCGCCGAGCGCCGCGTCTTCGACTCCGAGAACCCCGACAAGGGCGTGACCTTCCAGGAAGCGGTGATCCTCGCCGAGGCGAAGTTCGGAACGCTGGGAACGACCGGCTCGTACACCCCGCCGCGCGCCCCCGGGAAATACAAGGGCGGCGGCGTCGGCCCCTCGCCGACCTACAGCTACACCGCCTGCGTCGTCGAGGTGGACGTCGATCCCGTGACCGGCTGGGTCCACGTCCCCAAGGTCTGGATCGCCCACGACATCGGACGCGCGCTGAACCCCGTGCTCGCGCGCGGCCAGGTCGAGGGGTCGGTCTACATGGGGCTGGGCGAGGCGCTGATGGAGGAGCAGACCTTCCGCCGCCTGCCGCCGAAGCTCTCCCACGCCCTCGTGCACAAGTTCCCCTCGATGCTCGAGTACAAGAGCCTCACGTCGCTCGACATGCCCGAGGTCGATACCGAGCTGATCGAGATCCCCGACCCGCGCGGCCCCTTCGGCGCGAAGGAGGTCGGCCAGGGGCCGCTCCTTCCGATCATGCCGGCGGTCGCGAACGCGGTGTACGACGCCGTCGGCGTGCGGATCGACGAGGTGCCGATCACGCCGGAGAAGATCCTCAAGGCCCTCGACGACAAGGCCAAGGGCCGCCCGGCGCGTTACGGACCGGACGCCTTCCCCGACATCCAGTACCCCGAGGCGATGGACGTCCCGACGCCCTGGGACGGCGGCGACGGCGACGCGATCAACGACCCCGAGCGGAAGAAGTCCGCGAAGCTGGCGGCCAAGCCATGATGCGACTCCCCCGATTCCGCTACGTCGCGCCGCACACGATCGACGAGGCGGCGGCGATCCTCGCGGGGCACGCCCCCGGCGAAGCGATGCTCCTCGCGGGAGGCACCGATCTCCTGCCGAACATGAAGCGCCGCCAGCAGACTCCCAAGACGGTCGTCGCGCTGCGCAACGTCGCCGCGCTCCGGACCGTCGTGAACGGGAAGGGACTCACAATCGGCTCGGGGGTCACCCTCACCGACCTCGCCGACGACGCGCGGATCCAGAGGCACTACACCGGGCTCTACCAGGCCGCGAGCCAGGTGGCCACACCGCACATCCAGAACATGGCGACGATCGGCGGCAACCTGTGCCTGGACACCCGCTGCAACTACTACGACCAGAACTACGAGTGGCGGCAGGCGATCGGCTTCTGCATGAAGAAGGAAGGGGACACGTGCTGGGTCGCGCCGGGGAGCGAGCGTTGCCTCGCCGTCTCCTCGACCGACACCGCCCCGATGCTGATGGCCCTCGGCGCGAAGGTGAAGCTCGTCTCGAAGTCCGAGGGTGAACGGGTCGTCGCGCTCAACGACCTCTACCGCAACGACGGGATCCACTACCTCACCCGCCGCCCCGACGAGATCCTGACGCAGGTCCTGCTCGACGACGCCACGGGATGGAAAAGCGTCTACTGGAAGCTCCGCCGCCGCGGGTCGTTCGACTTCCCGGTACTCTCCGTCGCCGCGGCCGTGAAGCTCGCGAAGGACGGGACCGTCGAGGCCGCGCGCCTCGTGCTGGGCGCCGTGGCGTCCCGCCCGCTCGACTGCCCCGAGGCCGCCGCGTCGCTCGTCGGGAAGCAACTCGACGACGGCGTCCTCGCGGCCGCGGCCGACCGTGCGTTCCCCCTCGCGAAGCCGATGGACAACACCGACTTCGTGCTCCACTGGCGCAAACGCGTCTCCAAGGAGTTCGTCACCTACGCGCTGCGCGAGCTGCGCGGGGACGACATGAGGGAGACGCGGAGGAAGATCGGGAGGCAGGATCTGCTGGTGATCGGGTAGGGCTCGCTCCGGTCAGCGCCCGCACCTCAACCCGTACTCCCGCACCACCATCGCCGCGGTCTCCTTCGGTCCGATCGCGGTGATCCGGGCCTCCTGGTTCTCGCCCGTGTGCTCCCCGGCGTTCGCGTCGTCCCACACGAGCAGCGTCACCGCGAGGACCG contains the following coding sequences:
- a CDS encoding molybdopterin cofactor-binding domain-containing protein translates to NPEPRIHEYGEEGNVHKRVHFKFGDLDGGFAEADRVFEDVFFFQGNTHLPLEQHASIAAVDPDGKLTIWSSTQVPHYLHRALARALELPAAHIRVIACPNGGGFGGKTDPFNHEIVVAKAARILGRPVKVALTREEVFYCHRGRHPVLMKFRTGVRNDGSITAMSLKTLIDGGAYGSYGVASTFYTGALQTVTYRIPKYRFEACRMFTNKPPCGPKRGHGTPQPRFGQEVQLDKIAEALALDPAELRLRIVEKDGTTTANWMYVNTIGLAECIRSVVRRSDWTSRFRKLPHGKGLGLACSSYLSGAGLPIYWNKLPHSGVQLKLDRSGGVTVFCGATEVGQGSDDVLVNCVAEVLGIHPFDIRQITGDTDLTPVDLGSYSSRVTLMMGNAAIQAAERARDLLAEAAAEKLGVPKSKLVFAERRVFDSENPDKGVTFQEAVILAEAKFGTLGTTGSYTPPRAPGKYKGGGVGPSPTYSYTACVVEVDVDPVTGWVHVPKVWIAHDIGRALNPVLARGQVEGSVYMGLGEALMEEQTFRRLPPKLSHALVHKFPSMLEYKSLTSLDMPEVDTELIEIPDPRGPFGAKEVGQGPLLPIMPAVANAVYDAVGVRIDEVPITPEKILKALDDKAKGRPARYGPDAFPDIQYPEAMDVPTPWDGGDGDAINDPERKKSAKLAAKP
- a CDS encoding FAD binding domain-containing protein codes for the protein MMRLPRFRYVAPHTIDEAAAILAGHAPGEAMLLAGGTDLLPNMKRRQQTPKTVVALRNVAALRTVVNGKGLTIGSGVTLTDLADDARIQRHYTGLYQAASQVATPHIQNMATIGGNLCLDTRCNYYDQNYEWRQAIGFCMKKEGDTCWVAPGSERCLAVSSTDTAPMLMALGAKVKLVSKSEGERVVALNDLYRNDGIHYLTRRPDEILTQVLLDDATGWKSVYWKLRRRGSFDFPVLSVAAAVKLAKDGTVEAARLVLGAVASRPLDCPEAAASLVGKQLDDGVLAAAADRAFPLAKPMDNTDFVLHWRKRVSKEFVTYALRELRGDDMRETRRKIGRQDLLVIG